A stretch of DNA from Coccidioides posadasii str. Silveira chromosome 1, complete sequence:
GCGGTCCATCCGAGGAAAGAAAACAGAACTTCCATAGTATCGCGGTGGGACTTTGGCAACAAGCAACATGTAAGATGCAAGACACGTCGACGCGTGTCGAGGTCGGGTATCTCTGCAAGAAAAGGGAAGCCATTAGCTGACGAAACGCAATTTCTCTAGAAAGCCCAAAACTTACTCTGCGAAACGATAAACAATTTGTGCAGCTTGAATGTAAGGAGAGGATCCGGCATTTCTCTCAAAAACTTTTTGAGAAGAGCGGCCACTTGGACGGGGctttctttattcaaatctgcAGTTTCATATTTCGTGTCGATCAACTCAGCAGTATCCTTCAATCGCCTGATATTGCCGTTTTTCCGGAAGACACCTTCAACAGACATATCCATTTGTCTCATGGCAGAGATGGCATCGTCAACAAACGTTGGGATGCGAAGATTGCCAGGACCAACGCCGTGTGTCGACTCCGTACCATCCCTATCAACCAGCTGCTCCAGGTTAACACCAAAAACGCCCTTCTTCTTTCCACCTTTGCGGCTATCGTTTTTAAACGCTTTTCCAAAGATATTCCAAATGGTTGGTTTTCGTGTTTCGATTAACTCGAGCAACTCCTCGAGATTAAAATGTCCCTCGACGAGTGGTTGCATTGACAAGACAGCTACATGGCGAACAATGAAGTATTCAAGGGCTGACAACTCAGAGAAATATTTCGTATGTTTCGGAGGCTGCTGTCCCTGTCTATCCTCGGCATTTGATAATTCGCGTTGATGGCCTTGCTTAATCTTTGGGGCCGGTTCTGCAGAGGCCACAAGCCCTGTACGGGCATGTTTGAAAGCGTTGGGACGGTGCTCTTTAGCCTGCTCAGCGGCGACAATGCGTGAAATATCATCAAGGGTCAATGCGTCTTGATTGCCAAAAGTCAAATCCGTTATTGGTTCACCGTCAGCATCTCTTTCCTCGACAATCTGGAACCCATACTGCCGCGAGTCACCCTCGACTCCAGAAGAGCCCGGTCTGGCGCTGCTTCCCTTAGGACCATCGATAATTCGAGAAGTTCGGGCTTTCTTGAATGTAGTAGATACTGCTCGCTCATTCCGAGTGGATCGGAGTCTTCGCATTTCCCCCACGGTCTGTTCTAGCGAAGAAGGCGCGGTGTCTTTGGACGCTTCCGCATAGGAATTCGACCTGGTGTTGGCCCTCTGGGGAGGAGATTGCAATTCGCCTGTGGCGGAGACTCTGTGTCCATCGTTCGCTTCATATTGGTTCAAGTTCGGATCATCTGAGTGGAAAGGTGAATTTAATGAGGCAAAGCAGAAAGAAGGGAAGGAGTGCATCGTACCTGATGTATGTGGCAGCGTGCCTCCCGATCGAAGTACAGCCAAGAGTCTTGCGAGAGCCACTTCCAAGAGGAAAACATACTGCTGCAGCCTTGTGACATAGACAAATCCCCCAATGGCTTGGGGATCATGGCCTCTTTGCTCAGCACACGCACGGCAGTATGGCCGATCGTTCTTTTCGCTCCAGCGAGCTCTCGAGAGATCCATGGTGAGATCATCCTGGCAAGCACCACAAACGAGATGAGGTGGCTTCTTATGCCAAAGTCTTTCTCCAAGTGAAATACACTCATCATCGATAGGATCCTTGCAAGCAGCACAGCAGTCCGATTGTTGATTTGCGAGTCGCTCAACGTTGCTCGTCAGCCCACTAGCTGAAATCCGATTAAGGCCGTCTAAATCTTCAGCTTTCTGGAGGAACTTGAATAGCTCATCTGCACTTTGGGTCTCTCTTTCAACCTTAAGAGCACCCTGCAATCCAATGCGGATCAAAAGTTTAAGATAATGGGCCAATCCAGTAACGAGGGCGAGCAACTCTTGGGTTACTCCAAGTTTACGAACTCCGGTTTCCTGAGTCTTCGACAGGAGTGCAAAGAATGCAACTATCTTCTTGCAAAGGAGTTTAGCCTCTCGAGCATACGACAGGTCTAAAGAAGAAGGGTCAAGGTCAGCATACTCCTGCAAAATGCAACGTTACTGGGGTATTACCTTTCATGCCTTTGGATGATATCACAGCCGCAAGTCTGTCGGTGCCCTTGAACAATACCTCCACATGAAAAATGAATTTCTTCGCCACGACAACTCCGTCAGCATAAGCGCCGTTGCTAACATGCAGCAACATGTCAGATATGCACTGCGCCGACGACTCCTCGAAGGTCGACAGGACACTCCAGATGCGGTACACTTTCTCCTCCATCTCGTCTTCTTTCTTTCGGATCCGGTCACGTTCTTCCTGGGGAGCATCGACATCGAGTTCCGGGGGCTCATACTCCTGCCCGTTTGGTGCCAAGCGGACATTCCAGAACTTGTGGATCATGTAACATTCTGGATGCCAATGCTGGTTCTGACCATTGCGGAATATCTCAACAAACTGCTTGAGGATCGCGGTCTGGCAGCCATTGCATCTCTGTGCGAAACAGGTTGAGTAGTGGTAATGGCAGTACACCTTGGCTTCATGCTCATAGTAGCTGTCTTGTGCTCCAAAGATGGCTGGACAAACGGAACATGTGAAATGTTCAATGTGGTACTTTCGATCCAGTGCAGTGATATAAGATCCACGGAGTGCACCACCACATTCATAGCATATCAGGTTCAAGCGCCTAAAATAATCTGTTTCACACAAAGGGTATTGTCCATTTCCATCCTCAGCATCAACAGGAAAGAACTTGGACGCGACAACATCTCCGCAATCCTAACATGGATGTCAGTCAGAAGAATGCCACATGCAAGCAAAGTGGTATTGACGCGTACATTACACTGAAAACACTCTAAGTGATACGTGCCTCCCAGAGCACGAACAAACTGTCCCAGGAGGGGCTCTCCGCACTTGCGACAGATTCTTGAAGTATTCCCTGGCGATTTACCACCGGCGGGGCCATTCTGGCGCGATCGATCACGTGGAGTAGATCTTTCTCTCTGACCTTGTCCGGGCTCCTGAGGCCTGCCTAGACGGTTGTCGGTCTCTTCCGGGTTTGGGGCAGAGGAATTTGCCCAGGGGGCGCCTGTGGTAGGGTCTGGGATGTCCGTGGGCGAGTGAGTCTGGTACGCATCACCATAAACTCCTGTGTTCGTGTTTGCCTGTAGTCCCCCATTTCGTGCGCCACCAGGAATTAGTTCCGGGGGAATACCTGGCGGTGGAGGCATCTCCGCGTCAGATAACCTCCCCGAACAGCACTAGAGGTCGAGGTCGCAGGGCAGCAGAGCTTGAGGGTGCGGCTTGTCTGGTTTTACTTTATgctttttgtttattttttgGAAAGGGAGCGTGGGAGGGGTGTGTTAAACGGTGGCAGGACGGCGGAGAGGATTAGGGGATCGTtggagaaagggaaaaaaaaaaggtctcGAGGGAAGGGAGAGAAATCGCGCGAGTTGCTGACAAGCCGGCGACTAAGCAGGAAAGGTCAATGATCGACGAGTCTCCGTAATTTGAGGGAGCGTGCCAATTGTTGGGTGCTATTGGGTGACTCAAGCAATCTCTCAATGAAGAGAGAATTGTTCCGAAAGGTCAAAGGTTAGATTCGCGGAATCTCTCACAGAAGGTTTTGAATCGAGTGAGTGGTTGTGATGACAGAAGGGCAGGTGACGCGAAGTGAGGGAAAACAGGAGACGGGCTGGTTGGAGGTTGCAAACACGACTGGATCTCTCAGGGTAATTGACCTTCCAGCAGGACTGGCAAATAAAGAGTTAATGAGATCAGGGCCAGGAAGGGTCTGATAAAAAGGCTGCTGGGTGTCAAATATGAGGATGTGAGGGCGGCGAAGTAGCTTGGCATGCAGATGAACATCTAACCCCCTCGTTCACCGACAGAGTGAGAGGATCTGAGGCTGGCAGATAGACGACTGACCACCCCAACCGCGTTGGTCTACGCGAGCAGCAGGGTGCGGAGAGACAGCGCGCGCGTCGTGAGCAGGGCAGCAGAGAAGGGAAGCAGGACAGAGAGAAAGCACAGGAAAGGAACGGCGAGCACATAGAGAGAgtagaaagagagagagagaacaacacCAGCGCGGCAGGGGAAATGTTGTTGGCGGGAGAAGGGCTGCGCATCGAGCTGCTTGGCCGCCCGCCTTTCTTGTGGTTCACCCAAGTCGATGCCGCTAGTGAGCCGCGCTAGGCAGAATGAGGCCTGCACGTGACCTGCCGCCGGCGCTGTTTCAGGGTCGCTTGCAGTTCCACTTCTTGCTGGCGGCGGTGCAGATGGAGATGGAGAGAGAGTGGTTTGTCTTGACGGGCAGGCCATGGAGAGTGGGCTTGTTTCAAGCGTCAGCTGGCCGGCCGCGACCGACGGGGTGGCGGGCGAAACAACAAGCCATGCTAATCGACCGGGTTTATTATTAGACCATGGATGCTTTGCGTTCGAAGGGAAAAACCCAGTTCCAGCGCCCTCACAACCATGGTTGAAGGCTTGTTCACGCCGCCAGGGACCCGGCCATTTTGtttttacttttattttgtttttattttttttttattttgttttattttctctatatttttttttttttttaatttttaatttttaatttttagttcttttttttttttttttttttttttttttttcttttttgggtTCGCTCTTGACTTCCGGGAAGTTAAGGGCGGCAAACCATGGAAATACACTCACTCTGCTACACACTCTCTTCTAGATGGCCAGTTTTGAGGACAAGGATATCGACCCTACAAAATCAGTGTATGTACGGCTCTGCGGCTGGTGATATCATTGATGGAGAAGTATGGGGCTTCAGGGTCCCCAGCCGAGATCTTAGCTCTACCGGCCTTCAGCTCCGATGCCACCTACTCCCCagctgcttcttcttcttcttcttcttcttcttcttgttgttgtCAATATTTCTAGGAGAGTGTGGTAAATACCTAGCTTTCGTATTCGTTGAGTGCTAAGAATATCTCAACATTAATCTAAGCTAGTTATGCATAAATCTACTTTGTAAATGTCGATACACTTCTCAGAGGGATCATATCTTTGCCTTTGGCTTTTCCGCCTTTATCCTTGCATGGTATCGATCGCGCATTTCCCGTCGAAGCATCTTCCCCGACGGAGTTCGTGGTATCTGCACGTTTCACGGAATTCCATCAGCACTCCGAAACCGAAAATGGTGGTAATAATAAATACATATGTCTAGATCAAAGATATAGAAACTTACGGAGTCCACGATTTCAAGTCCGCCGGCAAGGTGCTTATGTTTCGAGAGTCTACTCTTTACAAACTCATCAAGCTGCTGTACAACCACACTTGCCTTGATGCGCTTCCCTTTTTCTGAGAGAACGACCCACGCACGCGGGAACAGGCTGCCGTCTCCGCGACCGTTGTCGACACCGGCGACACATGCATCCTTGACAAGGCCGTCAGGGTGCGAAAGGAGCGTGTCCTCGACCTCAGTCGCAGCGACTTGGAGGCCCTTGACCTTGATCATCTCCTTCAATCGATCAAGGTAATGAAGTCTATCCTCCGCATCCCGCATGACGAGGTCTCCCGTTCTGAGCCACCCCGGCTCCGTGAAGATTTCGGCCGTGGCTTTCGGGTCGCGGAAGTAACCTGGAGTGACAACGTTCGCTCGAACCCACAACTCACCTTTTGATCCCTTGGGAACGGGCTCGAGTGTATCGGGATCAACAACACGGCCTTCCACGCCGGGGAGCAGGTGTCCGATCGTACCAGGtttggagagggagagaCCAAACATCCCTTCGGCTATCGGCTGCGCGATGGATGCTGCTTCAGAAAGCCCATATCCCGAGGGAACGGGTGTTCCTTGGGGCAGCTTGCGGCCAAACTCATGCGCTACGTCTGGGGGCAAGTACGCGGCTCCGCTCACGACAGTCATCACGGACGAAAGATCATATTTATCCGTGAGTGGCGACTGAGCCAATTGCCTGACGAGAGGTGGGACAAGAGGCAACATGGTCACTTTATATCTCTGTATAAGCTGGAGAGCTTGCTCCAAGTTCCATTTTGACATGAGGATGTTGGTCGAAGGGCTGAGGTTTACCCGCAGCGTCCAAAGGATCATTCCAAACGAATGGTACGCCGGTACAACACCTAATTCAAACGTAAGCCATCCCTATGCCTAGGAGAATTCTGCTATTGGCTTCAAAGCCTACCTAAAATAACTGAGTGTGTTGGAGTAAGACCTAGCTGTTGCTATAATAAGTCGCTGTCCAATTCAAAACCAGAGAAGCCAGGGAGCGTACAAATTGCGCTGTCTTCATCGCAGTGATCGCGCCTTGCATGGATGTGTGGATCGCATTCTTATGTGAGATCATCATCGCCTTTGGAAACCCGGAGGTTCCAGATGACTGAAAGAGATAACATAGGTTATTCCCTCCCCTCAGTTTTCTACTTAGCTCCGGCATCTTCCCCCCTTGCCGAACCAGGTACTCTACCGTCGGATAGCCCTCGACAAAATCCACTGTTGGATCATCAGATATGACGATGATCTTCTTTGGGTTGAGCACAAACGATAAGTTGCTATCATCGCCCGCTTGCGGTCCTCTCTCCAGAGTTTCACGCACTACGGGGAGAAGAGACTCATGTACAACCGCGGATGTGATCTGCATCTTGCGCATGATGTGGTAAAGCTCAAATGGGGTTGAGTTTGGGCTGATTCCTCCGAAGACTACCTCCGCCCGAAAACACGAGTGCGAGATCAGCGGCCATGTTAGATGATTTTTCGAGAAAATACCCAATATCTCTCCGTCCTCTCGGTCGTTTCTGGGTGATTTCTGCAAGCCAATTGGGTTGGCGCCATCGTATCTCAATGCTCGTGATAGCGCGCACACTCGCTGGTAAAATTGGTGCAGCGTTATCTTCTTTCCCGTATTCGCATCGATGAATAGATCGTAGTCTGCTCCCAGGGGCTGATCTGGTGGGAACAGGAATTCATGGACATTCAGATCTTCATCGACCTTGGGGAACGCTCCGTAGGGGCTCCGGAAAATGTGCTCGTCCGTTGGCTGATACTTCCCGCGCACGTCAGGCGATCCAGGTTCAATGAATCTATTTGCCGCCATTCTGTGAAATCAGATAATAACTCTCACTTGAGGAACGAATCTAGAAGAGAACGAGTAGTTTCCCCTGCTAAAAGCATACATCCGGGACATATTATATTTCGAATCAACGGTTGGCCGCTGTCATTATGACTGGAAAACAAGCTCAAGGACCTCGGAACTAGTTGGTTAACTATTGATTTCTGGCTCTCCTCAACAGAAAAAGCAATACGAGCCAATCCACGAACAGCATTCTCCGCATTTTGTGTCAAAGAAGGCGCTGCGTCTCCCGTACCCCAAACGACCCTATCCATCCTCGGCCCAGGATACCTAGCTTCAAACCAAGAGCTTCCCCCGCAAATTGCATTTGGGCCGGCTTCCCTTACAGTGGCGGCATACAGTAATATCGGCCCAATTCGATAGCCCTGACGCTGGGGTCCGAGCCGAGCAGTTCATGGGAAAGGCCAAAATCGCGTATTTCAGCCAACCCAGCCATAAGCGATGGTGCGGCCTGAAAGAAGCAAGGTTGATCTTGCAAGAACCTGGTCCACGCCACAATTAGGCCCTAGCTAGTCAGGCTCGAGAGTTTCCAATCGCACGTCGCATTTCACGAAGCCGCCCAAGAAGCGTTGCTTCGACTCCTGACGAAACGGTTGTGTCTTGGCACTCGGACCTTTCGGCATAAGGTTAATCCGGAACCAAACCTTATATAGACTAGTTCATTCTTACATAATGAATCCGGGTCTTGGCGCGGTCGTGATGGCGGAGCGGGAAACAGCAACGAAGCTTGACTCGACCGTTCCGTCCGCAGGAAAAAGGTCGCTAGCTATCCTCCTCGCAAAGCTTGACAGGCCTACGGAGTCGAGGGTGACTGACAAAGCAAAAGCAGGATACCGGCTAGACCAGGGATACAGCATCCCCTCCCGCCCAAAGAGGTCCCCTCTATGCTCTCAGGGAGTCATGAGTTCCACACCCGTCCCCGACCCCACTCACCGCAAGCGCGAACTCCCCCAGAACGAGCTCGAGGCTTCCTCCCAACTGAAGCTTGGTGAATTCCAGAATGTGCCTACGTTATCGCTTTCCGAAGCCCGACTGGTGATCAACAAGGTCCTCGATCTGAGGAAGAAGTCGAACAATAAATACGAAGAGAGAGAGTAAGAGAACAGAGGAAGCGAATTGGTTACGGCGATGTCTAACGTCTGATCACTAGAACATTAATCAAAACCCAAGACTATCTCGAAGTATTCGCACGGTTCAAGGAGAAGGAAAACATTGAAGCTGTTGAGCGGCTGCTATCGGCGCACACAGAGTTAGAGTTCTTTGAGAGATCTCAGCTAGGTAATATTCCTCGACCAATCgcaccatcaattttgacctCTGGCTAATCCAAGTATGGCGGCGTGAATAGGAAGCCTATGTTGCGACAATGCTGAAGAAGCCAAAGCCCTCATTCCAAGTATAGGAAGTAAGATTTCAGATGCGGATCTACAGGAGCTGCTAGACGAGTTGACCAAACTGAGAAATTTCGTTGAATGAGAGAAAATGTGCCCTATCGGGATTGCATAGAGCGTCGCCGAGCCCGATTAAAGGACTGTTCTACGGCCAATAGAATGAGCAAGGTGGCGCGAGGTCCTCGAGCGATATATTTTCATCACGGCAAACGGAACCGTGCATTGTTCAAAGTCTGCTTATATGCCAGCCCAACCTATCCGCGCTTCCATTGTGCGCTATATATGTTGTCTTTCCCGGGGCCATTTCAATGGTGAAAGAACGTGCACGGTGGCTTACCAAGGCTATGGAATCGTTTCGAGGGACTGATGCGCGGCATTTGGAGAATCCGGAAGTGGAATAAAAGCTGCATTCTAACGGCGTATTTTGATTCGACCCGGAACTCTTTTTCGTGTTACCTGAAAAAGGATAGACCAATGAAATACCCTTGTTTTTTCATTGTAGTTGTTCATTGTTTAGGGTGGAAGAAAATGAATCTATATATCAATCAAACAATGACCCGGGGGGAAGCCTTCAATCCTTATGCGCAACACCTAACATGCACTAAAACTCAAGACCCAAAAATAGAACACGCAGACAAACGGGAAGTCATCGGATGAGCTAGTCTTTTTTAAATGCAACCTCCTCCGGAAGCCTGAACTTTGCGCAGAACATCCTCTTATTCGGTGACACCAACCTGACGCTCCTGATCTCCacttctctttctttatttcctGTACCACCCTCGCAATCCTCAGGTGTGATTGTAAATCCGATCTGTTTTGAAATGCGTTCGCAGATCTCCTTCTTTTCAAACTCTCCATCTTCAGTGTTAGTTGAGAAACAGTAAACATGGATGAGCGGGAGACGTCGGTCCGTGTGAGGAGCGAACAGCTGCTCTTGACCGGCGTATACACCGATGAAAGTGTCAAGGAAAGTTATCGCTGAGGCCGGGAGATTCATGATATAATGGTCGAATGTGCGCGGAGAGGTATAAACTTGCGGAGGAGGCGTTTTTCGATCTGGAGACTTGgatctcttctccttctgtGCACTTCGAGAGATCTTTGGCTTGATAACCACCTTCGCCGGCTCTGCTTCGTATAAGCTTTTCGCAGCGTACTTCACGAAGTCTCGCCCGTTCATATTAAATGCCTTCATAAATTCCTGGACTTTGTTTTTCTTCATGCCATATACCATTCTTTCGTAGCCGTGAGGATTCAGGTCATTGGCCCAAACAAATACACGTTTCTTCGCAGCGGGGAGAGCGAATGGACCAACTCCAGCCATAACGTCGCACACCGCTTCTCCTTCTTTAAAAGTGCTCACTAACCGTGTATGTTCGGTGCTCAGCCGGCTATTCCAGTATACCTTTGCGAAATCGAACGAGAACTCGCAATCTTGCTCGTGAGCGATGACATTGGTGTTATTTTCACCTGCCAGAACTTCGAAGGCAAAAGTGCGGAACTCGCTAGTTGCTCCCACGTCATCTATTTTGTTGATAACAGTTCTTACAGTGGTGTTCTTATCCATCAGAATCTCCGCTATCAGATGTCTATACGGTAGGTACTGGTCTCGAAGGTTGAGGTGCGCGATATGGCCGACTTGGGAAAATCCGACCGGTGTTTCTCCCAGTTCATCTTCGGGCAATATCGCAGAGATTATATCCGCTAttttccaaaaaaaaaaaaaaaaaaagaaaaaaaaaaattagcCTTCTTCACATTCTTCTACATGCTGAAAGGGGCTCATAAACTCACGATAGGTCCAATAATCATAGTCCAGCTGTAAATCGAACGGATTCACCTCGACCGTTTTCGCCTCGACCAGTTGTTTGATAGTAGGAGACCACGTTGAGACATCTACCTAAGCCAATGAGCATCACATTCGACTCCAATTCAACTCCGTGAACAAATCATACCGTCCGCTTTCACGCCTTCCCTCAATAGAAGGCATTTTCTCGCTTCATCGTCCTCATTCTTGATCACCTGCGGCTTTCGTATGGGCAAAATCCTGGGCAGGGCGAGCATATCATTACTCTTTGTCAATTCGCTTTTTACCCGGGAAATATTCTTGTTCTCAAGCACTGTCGCCGCTGAAAGGGGTACCGTCTTCTTGAAGAACGATCGGTCGAGAACGCGCATTGCGCGATTGACGGGCGGCCGGAACATGTCTGAAGAGGAATTGGTCGGAGTCTCCTGGGTTACAGGAGCCAGGGACATTTATGTTCGCGTTACGCTCTCGCAGAGTTCAATATTTGGGATCCTTATTTATCTCGGGAGGGTTTGGGAAACCTTTCCGCGCTTTGAATATTGATCTCAGCTAACTAGCGCATGATCTGGGAGCACTCCCGGAATTTTACTGGTGCTCCACAATATTTCGCTCAGGCTCAAGTCTAGAACAAGGTTTTTTCTGTAGTTGTAGAGCTTTCGTTCTGCAGGATTGTACTCCGAATCTGTCACCTTTTTCTCGTAAATTTTCCACTCGGCGGGCAGCAGTCACGTGGGAGCGGGAGATCGACCTGCCGCCCGCTGCGGAGTTGTTGCACCGATTGATAAATCAACGCTGAGATAGTTAAGTAAATAGGGGTATCATTGAAACTATCTTATCCATGTAACTAACTAAAAACGTATGTGGCCCGGTAATATACGAAGTAGATTCATCAACATAAGCAACATCCAATACTTCACCGGCAACCAGCACTGAAACAAAACCAAGTAAACTGCTTGAATAGGGTCATTTCGTTCTCTCATCCGGCTTCAGACTCCCCGCTACCTTGCCCTTTCGATGTTCCCTCTCCGCCTCAAGACACTCAATTCTTCCACGCAGCTCCTTAATCCTCGCATCTCTGGTCCTAATAGCCATTCTAGAGACGTCTCTGCCTTTAGTGATACTCAGTGTCCGTAAATCATATGTATCCAAAAGGTTCACTAGATCATTTCTAGCCTTTTCTGGAAGAGAAATGTGATGTGATTCCAGAAGACCAAGCGTATCAGAAATAAGTTTGCACTGTTGTTGCTGATGCTGTGAGCGCAGTGGATAGCCACGCATAAGTGGTGTAGACGCAAAACGCGCGGGTGTCGGTGTTGGAGGTGGAAGTGGATTTGTTCTCATGGACGGAACAGAATGGTGCAAGGCGCCTGATGGTGGAGCAAGCGGAGGAGGAGTGATATTCCTTTCCATGTTGGAACCTTTAGTTTCAGGCGGTTCATTCACCTGGACCTTGGGCATATTGGCTTTCAAAGTCGACCCGGTCCTTTCCTGGCTCTCCATCAACTTCGTCGCCTCCTGGTCCATCTCCTCGGCCCATCCAAACGAAaagtcatcatcatcatcctcctcctcctcctcctcctgcacCAGTTTTCGCTCTTCCATCTCCTTCGGACGCTCCAGTTCCTTTAACCAGTTAGTCAGCAACTGGTTGTCCTTGTGCGTCCCAACCCGCTGTGTCTTGCTCGGACTCTTTTCCAACGCGGCCACATCGTCATCGCCATCCCGCGTTCTCTTCTGAGCTGTAGTCTCGGGTGTCAGCAAACCTGTTTGCATGGCATCCCTCATTCGCAAGATAGATGGCGTCATCGGAGCGCGACCCATCGTATTCTTCGTCCCCGTCCTCGAGTTCGTCATTAAGCCCCGTTCGGAGCGGCGCCTGGCCTCATCGTCCCAGATGAAGAATTTGCAGCGCTTGCGTTCCGGTTTGGCACATCTATAGACTATTTCGTAGCAGTATATCCATCAGTTTCCTGGaaatgaaaaaaagaaataaaataagaatTCCATTGCGAAAAGAGATCGTCCAAGTGCCAGCttgggggagagagagaggctCAAATGTAGGAGCTAGCTAGGCACAGTGCAACGAGGCCATCAGACTCACACTTCCGCCCATGATTTTTTCCACTTTTTCTCGCCTCCAGCTCTATCGCTGGAAGGCGTGGGACGCAATCGCAAAGCCATTTTCCATTGATAAGCGCGTCCCCTGTTAATGTGGAAACCTGTCTTCGACTCTCAGTGTTGTTTGTCTGGGCCATAGCGGGTGGAAAACGAGTTGTCATTATGTCGGTTCTCTTTGAGAAAGATAGCGTATATCCATATGAAGCTTAGGTATCATCCGAATCCCATCAGAACTTGCAACTTCATGGAGGGGGGCGCATGAAACGCAACACAGGACAACGAAACGACGACTTGCCCAGGCTCTCAGCCTTGTCACCAGCCTTTCGAGCTTCAAAGTCGCCACGCCACACCACACCACGTCACACCCATATATGTAGTTTgttgccaaaaaaaaaaggcaacCACAAAGTAAATATGCAACCATCCTACGCACAGCACGGTTCGGTTCAGAAGCCAGAAACGTGAAGATCGAAAGACATTAACAATAACTTAGCTATGTACGGAGGACTTCCATCAGAGAATCTCTGCACCTCTATTTCGAGCTTCCAACCAGGAACCATATCACAGAGTATCCAATAACAATAAAGAAACAAGCCTACggaacacatgcaactccaAACCAACCACCAAACGCGTCCTCTTTGGCAGCACTTCACTACAGCGCCCCATATCCaccagggaaaaaaagaaggccTACTTCTACCTCAAACAATATAACTAACCAAATGATAACAATACGGGGAATCACAGGGAAGGTATGCGGGCGCTATTCCGCCAAAACATGCCTCAACATCAGAGTAAATGACTCTTGAAGTTTCAGTATCTCTCGAATTTCCGGTTTCACTGGCTCTCCAGCCGTTCGTCGCAACCGATCTTGCCTCTTCGCACGACGTTTCCGCTCTAAGGCGATGGGGTCGAGTTCGTCCTCCGCAGAATCTTCATCTGAGGTATCCGATGCAGCATCGGAAATAGCCAAGTCCTCGAGGTCGGCCTAGATAAATCTGTTAGCCTGAA
This window harbors:
- a CDS encoding uncharacterized protein (EggNog:ENOG410PS0G~BUSCO:11362at33183) yields the protein MTTRFPPAMAQTNNTESRRQVSTLTGDALINGKWLCDCVPRLPAIELEARKSGKNHGRKFYRCAKPERKRCKFFIWDDEARRRSERGLMTNSRTGTKNTMGRAPMTPSILRMRDAMQTGLLTPETTAQKRTRDGDDDVAALEKSPSKTQRVGTHKDNQLLTNWLKELERPKEMEERKLVQEEEEEEDDDDDFSFGWAEEMDQEATKLMESQERTGSTLKANMPKVQVNEPPETKGSNMERNITPPPLAPPSGALHHSVPSMRTNPLPPPTPTPARFASTPLMRGYPLRSQHQQQQCKLISDTLGLLESHHISLPEKARNDLVNLLDTYDLRTLSITKGRDVSRMAIRTRDARIKELRGRIECLEAEREHRKGKVAGSLKPDERTK
- the TRM5 gene encoding tRNA(m(1)G37)methyltransferase (BUSCO:229510at4751~EggNog:ENOG410PI9Q~COG:A~BUSCO:5878at33183) → MSLAPVTQETPTNSSSDMFRPPVNRAMRVLDRSFFKKTVPLSAATVLENKNISRVKSELTKSNDMLALPRILPIRKPQVIKNEDDEARKCLLLREGVKADDVSTWSPTIKQLVEAKTVEVNPFDLQLDYDYWTYPDIISAILPEDELGETPVGFSQVGHIAHLNLRDQYLPYRHLIAEILMDKNTTVRTVINKIDDVGATSEFRTFAFEVLAGENNTNVIAHEQDCEFSFDFAKVYWNSRLSTEHTRLVSTFKEGEAVCDVMAGVGPFALPAAKKRVFVWANDLNPHGYERMVYGMKKNKVQEFMKAFNMNGRDFVKYAAKSLYEAEPAKVVIKPKISRSAQKEKRSKSPDRKTPPPQVYTSPRTFDHYIMNLPASAITFLDTFIGVYAGQEQLFAPHTDRRLPLIHVYCFSTNTEDGEFEKKEICERISKQIGFTITPEDCEGGTGNKEREVEIRSVRLVSPNKRMFCAKFRLPEEVAFKKD